From one Humulus lupulus chromosome 8, drHumLupu1.1, whole genome shotgun sequence genomic stretch:
- the LOC133796399 gene encoding protein KINASE OF THE OUTER CHLOROPLAST MEMBRANE 1-like, with the protein MADQMGKVVTSFEYELFEGDPDHLRTVVATPTPVGPWIDPASLKLKYRVGRGPFGDVSLATHHQSSLDFDEFHELAVKVLHPLDMDHTQKFLDKFEVLFFKCREFRSVCWLHGISIVDGKICIAMKVYEGSVGDRVARVKGGKLQISSALRYGIGLAKGILELHSIGTLVLNLKPSNILLNENDEAVLGDFGIPYLLLGIPLSSPDMVLRLGTPNYMAPEQWEPEVRGPISFETDSWGFGCCFVEMLTGVPPWFGKSYEEIYYSVVIKQEKPQIPSGLPPAIGNVISGCFEYDLRNRPLIADILHALESSQNAIDSEEEWFGSRTSSLVGRSSSGGHTAWYLSKDHLLVGDTVRSRKPLNACRPQTMDVPEGTVVSLDSNSDRDDFVLVKIPGVRNPVRVLISTIERVTSSFTRGDWVHLRVFPGKHSSVGVLHSIQRDGSVTAGFIGLEFLWRGHLSDLEIASGFYIGQFVRLKENIRAPRFEWPRKSGGAFATGRISQVLPNGCLVVMFPGRFVFGDKHSSFLADPAEVEQVSFDTCPGVVQKYQHIEDFHWAVRPLAIAFGLLAAMKFSLFIGRGVSSKLRKERKSSTRSNDIYQDSQSGSTAAWLPPPVANILFKEGVPPATAR; encoded by the exons ATGGCTGATCAGATGGGAAAGGTGGTAACATCTTTTGAGTATGAGCTCTTTGAAGGAGATCCTGATCACCTCAGAACTGTTGTGGCTACGCCTACTCCAGTTGGTCCATGGATTGATCCTGCCTCATTGAAACTTAAGTACAGAGTTGGCCGAGGCCCTTTTGGTGATGTTTCATTAGCTACTCATCACCAGTCATCTCTGGATTTTGATGAATTTCATGAACTGGCTGTTAAGGTGTTACACCCATTGGACATGGACCACACACAGAAGTTTCTGGATAAGTTTGAAGTGCTATTTTTTAAGTGCCGAGAGTTCCGCAGTGTTTGTTGGTTGCATGGTATTTCAATTGTTGATGGAAAG ATTTGCATTGCTATGAAAGTTTATGAGGGATCAGTGGGTGATAGAGTAGCTCGGGTCAAGGGTGGCAAGCTTCAGATTTCTAGTGCTTTAAG GTATGGAATAGGGCTAGCAAAAGGAATTTTAGAATTGCATTCAATCGGGACTCTGGTACTAAACCTAAAGCCTTCTAATATTCTTCTAAATGAAAATGATGAAGCCGTTTTGGgagattttgggatcccatatctgCTTCTTGGAATCCCACTATCTAGTCCGGATATGGTTCTTAGACTTGGAACTCCAAATTACATGGCCCCAGAACAGTGGGAACCAGAAGTGAGAGGTCCTATATCTTTTGAGACAGATTCATGGGGATTTGGCTGTTGCTTTGTTGAGATGTTGACTGGTGTTCCACCGTGGTTTGGAAAGTCATATGAAGAAATATATTATTCTGTTGTGATCAAGCAAGAAAAGCCTCAGATTCCAAGTGGTTTGCCTCCTGCTATTGGGAATGTCATCAGTGGGTGCTTTGAGTATGATCTTCGCAATCGACCTTTAATAGCTGATATATTACATGCGTTGGAAAG CTCACAGAATGCTATTGACAGTGAAGAAGAATGGTTTGGTTCCCGAACCAGTTCACTTGTAGGACGATCAAGTTCTGGTGGTCACACTGCATGGTATCTTTCAAAAGATCATCTTCTAGTTGGTGATACTGTTCGCTCAAGGAAGCCACTGAATGCATGCAGACCTCAGACCATGGATGTCCCTGAAGGCACTGTTGTTAGTCTGGATAGCAACTCTGATAGAGATGATTTTGTTCTGGTGAAGATCCCTGGAGTTCGGAACCCTGTTAGAGTACTCATCTCGACAATTGAGAGGGTAACATCTAGCTTTACCAGGGGTGATTGGGTGCACTTGAGGGTATTCCCTGGAAAACACTCTTCTGTTGGAGTTCTTCATTCTATACAGCGAGATGGAAGTGTTACTGCTGGATTTATTGGTTTAGAGTTTCTTTGGAGAGGGCATTTATCTGATCTCGAAATAGCTAGTGGTTTCTACATTGGACAGTTTGTGAGGCTAAAGGAAAATATCCGTGCTCCCCGATTTGAATGGCCTCGGAAGAGTGGAGGAGCCTTTGCAACTGGCAGGATCTCCCAAGTCCTTCCAAATGGCTGCCTTGTTGTGATGTTTCCTGGAAGGTTTGTGTTTGGAGATAAACATAGTAGTTTCTTGGCAGATCCAGCTGAAGTGGAACAAGTGTCCTTTGATACTTGTCCTGGGGTAGTACAGAAGTATCAACATATCGAGGATTTTCACTGGGCAGTGAGGCCACTGGCGATTGCATTCGGTTTGCTTGCAGCCATGAAGTTCAGCTTATTCATTGGACGAGGTGTCAGCTCAAAGCTGAGGAAGGAGCGTAAAAGCTCGACTCGATCCAATGATATTTATCAGGACAGCCAATCTGGAAGCACTGCAGCTTGGCTTCCACCTCCAGTTGCAAATATTCTCTTCAAAGAAGGTGTTCCTCCAGCTACGGCCAGGTAA
- the LOC133795150 gene encoding uncharacterized protein LOC133795150, which produces MYQPKGGKRTKVSGSGAFTSSSNADISDDEVREVRPTGQKAAKRKGKEKNVVFQAFAWKCQFTRGDHGRPTIMLEAVALQDLWICHAFFGVPGSNNDLNELNQSLIFTDILQGQAPQGEKKKLFSQCQEAVRKDVERAFRVLQSCFAIVRGPTPFWQRDVLKDIIYACIILHNIIVEDERDAYESLFDFNYDDGPADTLMVEVLHGPISDFSTMFQRNAEIRDRNIHCNLQADLVEHIWSKFGNHFN; this is translated from the exons ATGTACCAACCAAAAGGTGGTAAGAGGACAAAGGTGTCAGGATCAGGGGCatttacttcttcttccaatgcagaCATCAGTGATGATGAAGTACGTGAAGTGCGCCCTACTGGCCAAAAGGCAGCAAAGAGAAAAGGGAAGGAGAAAAA CGTGGTTTTCCAGGCAT TTGCATGGAAATGTCAATTCACGCGAGGTGATCATGGTAGACCAACAATCATGCTCGAAGCAGTTGCGTTACAAGATCTTTGGATATGCCATGCATTTTTTGGTGTTCCAGGATCCAATAATGATCTCAATGAGTTAAATCAATCCCTAATATTCACTGATATCTTACAAGGGCAAGC GCCTcaaggagagaaaaaaaaattattttcccaATGCCAAGAAGCGGTACGCAAAGATGTTGAGCGAGCATTCAGAGTACTTCAATCTTGTTTTGCTATTGTACGAGGACCAACACCTTTTTGGCAAAGAGATGTTCTCAAAGATATTATATATGCATGCATCATATTGCACAACATTATTGTCGAGGATGAAAGAGATGCATATGAGAGTTTGTttgattttaattatgatgaCGGCCCCGCCGACACCCTAATGGTTGAAGTATTGCATGGACCTATTTCTGACTTCTCGACAATGTTTCAAAGAAATGCTGAAATTCGTGATAGAAACATTCATTGCAATCTTCAGGCGGACTTGGTAGAGCACATATGGTCAAAATTTGGAAATCATTTtaattaa
- the LOC133796398 gene encoding SNF1-related protein kinase regulatory subunit gamma-like PV42a, giving the protein MQQAKELHATTAMATKLKYSSEAQGLRDKKVKDLMVDNKRRLVEVPYTASLAHTMNALVANRVVAVPVAAPPGHWIGAGGSMILEADKQTGAVRKHYIGMVTMLDILAQIADADDDDIKGGDGSDNNLDKKLSVEVSSIIGHCFEGLSLWTLNPNTSILDCMEVFSKGIHRAMVPLDSQMNNVSGVELVESASSYKMLTQMDVLRFLKQHDMELKSITSKSIKELGAITDSVFAISDRTKVIDAIKSMRMGSLNAVPIVTALDIPEEDHKQLMNGRGRKIIGTFSATDLRGCHLSALQTWLPLSALEFTEAISTSPLFADHQSNAEPQKRELVACGTESTLAQVIDKAVTNYVHRVWVVDSHGLLLGLVSLTDIIRVLRLSLLS; this is encoded by the exons ATGCAACAAGCAAAGGAGCTACACGCGACCACTGCCATGGCCACCAAGCTCAAGTACTCATCGGAAGCTCAAGGGCTAAGAGATAAGAAGGTGAAGGACTTGATGGTCGACAACAAGCGCAGGCTAGTGGAGGTGCCGTACACGGCGTCCCTGGCTCACACTATGAACGCACTGGTGGCCAACCGGGTGGTGGCGGTCCCAGTTGCGGCTCCCCCCGGGCACTGGATCGGAGCCGGTGGATCCATGATCTTGGAAGCTGACAAGCAAACAGGTGCTGTGAGGAAACATTACATAGGGATGGTGACCATGCTTGATATTTTAGCTCAAATTGCTGATGCTGATGATGATGACATTAAAGGTGGTGATGGCTCAGATAATAATCTTGATAAGAAATTGTCTGTCGAGGTGTCATCGATCATAGGGCATTGTTTTGAGGGGCTCAGTCTCTGGACTTTAAACCCAAACACCag CATACTAGACTGTATGGAAGTATTCAGTAAAGGAATCCACCGTGCAATGGTACCACTAGACAGCCAAATGAACAACGTATCTGGTGTAGAGCTTGTAGAGTCGGCATCATCCTACAAAATGCTCACACAAATGGACGTGTTAAGGTTTTTAAAGCAACACGACATGGAGCTGAAGAGCATTACATCAAAATCCATCAAAGAATTGGGAGCAATCACTGACAGTGTTTTTGCAATATCTGATCGCACCAAAGTTATAGACGCCATCAAGTCTATGCGAATGGGTTCGCTCAATGCTGTTCCCATAGTTACAGCCCTGGATATCCCCGAAGAAGATCACAAGCAGCTtatgaat GGCAGAGGTAGAAAGATTATAGGAACGTTTTCAGCGACCGATCTGAGGGGGTGTCACTTGTCTGCACTGCAGACATGGCTTCCACTGAGCGCTCTAGAATTCACGGAGGCTATCTCGACCAGTCCTTTGTTCGCAGATCATCAGTCGAATGCAGAGCCCCAAAAAAGGGAACTTGTGGCTTGTGGGACTGAATCCACTCTTGCCCAAGTTATCGATAAGGCAGTCACTAACTATGTCCACCGGGTTTGGGTGGTGGATTCCCATGGTTTACTTCTTGGACTTGTTTCACTCACGGACATAATCAGGGTGTTGAGGCTCTCGCTCCTTTCCTAG